A single Xenopus laevis strain J_2021 chromosome 3S, Xenopus_laevis_v10.1, whole genome shotgun sequence DNA region contains:
- the yipf2.S gene encoding yip1 domain family member 2 S homeolog isoform X1, with protein sequence MASADDFKFHEFDEASDLLAADPNATTKSLGEESRPQHATLLVGGDSEEEEGESDQTEVLDRVRGSILPIPGKNFVRNHLRNNPDLYGPFWICATLVITVTIMGNLGTYMRLHDQKGYKYSPEFHKLSVAGVTIYSYAWAVPLGLWGFLQWRKGVSPEVGSYSFMETVCIYGYSLSAYIPATVLCVVPFEIFRWILILVATGLSSLVLVLAFWPHIRRDNKVVVISLVAVMVALHVLLAVGCKVYFFRQPEISDPVVPVANTTAQKIIQVTN encoded by the exons ATGGCCTCCGCCGACGATTTTAAGTTTCACG AATTTGATGAAGCGTCTGACTTACTGGCTGCTGATCCAAACGCCACGACAAAGAGCCTGGGGGAGGAGAGCCGGCCACAGCATGCCACTCTGCTCGTGGGCGGGGACAGCGAAGAGGAGGAGGGCGAGTCAGACCAGACTGAG GTTCTGGACAGGGTCCGAGGCTCCATTCTGCCCATTCCAGGGAAGAACTTTGTTCGGAATCATCTGAGGAACAACCCTGATCTGTATG GACCGTTTTGGATCTGTGCTACACTAGTAATAACAGTAACGATCATGGGCAACCTGGGAACTTACATGCGCCTACACGACCAGAAAGGCTACAAGTACAGCCCCGAGTTCCACAAAT TGTCCGTGGCCGGGGTGACGATATACAGTTACGCATGGGCAGTCCCTTTGGGTCTCTGGGGTTTCTTACAGTGGAGGAAAGGAGTGAGCCCTGAAGTGGGTTCTTATAGCTTTATGGAGACTGTGTGCATTTATGGCTATTCTCTCTCCGCCTACATCCCTGCTACG GTTCTCTGCGTGGTCCCTTTTGAAATCTTCCGGTGGATTTTGATCCTTGTGGCTACGGGTCTGTCCAGCCTTGTTCTTGTCCTCGCCTTTTGGCCTCATATCCGAAGAGACAACAAGGTGGTGGTCATCTCGTTGGTGGCCGTTATGGTAGCGCTGCACGTGCTGTTGGCTGTGGGTTGCAAG GTGTATTTCTTCAGGCAGCCGGAGATAAGTGACCCCGTCGTCCCTGTTGCAAACACCACGGCTCAGAAAATAATTCAAGTCACCAATTAG
- the yipf2.S gene encoding Yip1 domain family member 2 S homeolog (The RefSeq protein has 1 substitution compared to this genomic sequence), with protein sequence MASADDFKFHEFDEASDLLAADPNATTKSLGEESRPQHATLLVGGDSEEEEGESDQTELLASQKKTSSFWTFQYYQDFFDIDTYQVLDRVRGSILPIPGKNFVRNHLRNNPDLYGPFWICATLVITVTIMGNLGTYMRLHDQKGYKYSPEFHKLSVAGVTIYSYAWAVPLGLWGFLQWRKGVSPEVGSYSFMETVCLYGYSLSAYIPATVLCVVPFEIFRWILILVATGLSSLVLVLAFWPHIRRDNKVVVISLVAVMVALHVLLAVGCKVYFFRQPEISDPVVPVANTTAQKIIQVTN encoded by the exons ATGGCCTCCGCCGACGATTTTAAGTTTCACG AATTTGATGAAGCGTCTGACTTACTGGCTGCTGATCCAAACGCCACGACAAAGAGCCTGGGGGAGGAGAGCCGGCCACAGCATGCCACTCTGCTCGTGGGCGGGGACAGCGAAGAGGAGGAGGGCGAGTCAGACCAGACTGAG CTTTTGGCGTCACAAAAGAAGACGTCCAGTTTCTGGACCTTCCAGTACTATCAGGACTTTTTTGACATAGACACATACCAG GTTCTGGACAGGGTCCGAGGCTCCATTCTGCCCATTCCAGGGAAGAACTTTGTTCGGAATCATCTGAGGAACAACCCTGATCTGTATG GACCGTTTTGGATCTGTGCTACACTAGTAATAACAGTAACGATCATGGGCAACCTGGGAACTTACATGCGCCTACACGACCAGAAAGGCTACAAGTACAGCCCCGAGTTCCACAAAT TGTCCGTGGCCGGGGTGACGATATACAGTTACGCATGGGCAGTCCCTTTGGGTCTCTGGGGTTTCTTACAGTGGAGGAAAGGAGTGAGCCCTGAAGTGGGTTCTTATAGCTTTATGGAGACTGTGTGCATTTATGGCTATTCTCTCTCCGCCTACATCCCTGCTACG GTTCTCTGCGTGGTCCCTTTTGAAATCTTCCGGTGGATTTTGATCCTTGTGGCTACGGGTCTGTCCAGCCTTGTTCTTGTCCTCGCCTTTTGGCCTCATATCCGAAGAGACAACAAGGTGGTGGTCATCTCGTTGGTGGCCGTTATGGTAGCGCTGCACGTGCTGTTGGCTGTGGGTTGCAAG GTGTATTTCTTCAGGCAGCCGGAGATAAGTGACCCCGTCGTCCCTGTTGCAAACACCACGGCTCAGAAAATAATTCAAGTCACCAATTAG
- the timm29.S gene encoding uncharacterized protein LOC779331, with the protein MAARWIGVVWRRSCSGSAATGQATEAVKKLGRWERFKNGKMAVWTKSLLHDYAEACKDIVVGAKERPGKAAFYLSLLAGAGVCSSKAPAYDSFQSCMLDASASLLLLSPWTRSRRSDQHVQKLMDLRNQGRLRHLDLFLFSVVYEAPYDPDCDLYPAHCPHLQPRWSQLPSRVLDVGFFGRWWLLREKMEDFDVNEEEFASLPAPMRTISWNDLHSEENEKLFQLKFRPITMPAEQTE; encoded by the exons ATGGCAGCGCGCTGGATTGGGGTCGTATGGAGGAGGTCGTGCTCCGGTTCCGCGGCTACCGGCCAGGCTACGGAGGCAGTCAAGAAACTGGGACGCTGGGAACGATTCAAGAATGGAAAAATGG CTGTTTGGACAAAGAGCTTGCTGCACGACTATGCCGAGGCCTGTAAGGACATTGTCGTTGGAGCCAAAGAGCGGCCAGGCAAAGCTGCTTTCTACCTGTCCCTTCTTGCAGGTGCCGGGGTCTGTTCCTCCAAGGCCCCAGCGTATGATTCCTTCCAGAGCTGCATGTTAGACGCCTCAGCCTCACTCCTCCTTCTCTCACCCTGGACGAGGAGCAGGAGATCTGATCAGCATGTGCAGAAACTTATGGACCTCAGGAACCAAGGACGATTACGACACCTGGaccttttccttttctctgttgtCTATGAAGCCCCCTATGACCCAGACTGTGATCTGTACCCGGCCCACTGCCCACACCTACAGCCTCGCTGGTCACAGTTGCCCAGCAGAGTCCTAGACGTTGGCTTTTTTGGACGTTGGTGGCTTCTCCGTGAGAAGATGGAAGACTTTGATGTGAATGAAGAGGAATTTGCCAGTTTGCCTGCCCCCATGAGAACCATATCCTGGAACGACCTTCATTCAGAAGAGAACGAAAAGCTCTTCCAGCTTAAGTTTCGGCCAATCACAATGCCAGCGGAGCAGACAGAATAA
- the LOC108703480 gene encoding dynein light chain Tctex-type protein 2B: MASKAEGKRASVASMTSLGKRDSLEKPLQPSIRGKASLGKVSFSNQPSWSLTGLLAAQRMTKNLKEKRALKGLKKTEIVEPQPPSFASRPTEKIQVTAMKQVLESYLPERLGTITYNPASAPSLVKEVSEEVKGRVKRVLPPRYKALCVVTLGERGQEDIKVVSRCLWDSHSDSYVAHVYENSSLFCVVAVYAVYCE; encoded by the exons ATGGCTTCCAAAGCTGAAGGAAAGAGAGCCTCAGTGGCCAGCATGACAAGCCTAGGGAAAAGAGACAGTCTGGAGAAACCCTTACAG CCTTCTATTAGAGGGAAAGCCTCCTTGGGCAAAGTATCCTTCAGCAACCAGCCATCCTGGAGCCTGACTGGGCTTCTCGCTGCTCAGAGGATGACCAAGAATCTAAAG gaGAAAAGAGCATTGAAAGGATTGAAAAAGACAGAGATAGTGGAGCCCCAG CCTCCCTCTTTTGCCTCACGTCCCACTGAGAAGATTCAGGTGACTGCCATGAAACAGGTGCTGGAGAGTTATCTCCCCGAGAGACTTGGAACAATCACCTACAACCCAGCCAGCGCCCCGTCCCTGGTGAAGGAAGTCAGCGAAGAGGTCAAGGGTCGTGTAAAACGGGTGCTGCCCCCTCGCTACAAAGCTTTGTGTGTAGTGACCTTGGGAGAAAGAGGGCAGGAGGACATCAAAGTGGTGAGCCGCTGCCTGTGGGACTCACATTCTGATAGCTATGTGGCTCATGTGTATGAGAATTCAAGCCTCTTCTGTGTTGTAGCTGTGTATGCTGTATACTGTGAGTGA